The following coding sequences are from one Acipenser ruthenus chromosome 7, fAciRut3.2 maternal haplotype, whole genome shotgun sequence window:
- the LOC117415189 gene encoding protein C12orf4 isoform X2, with protein MHNLRLLRADVLDFCKHKRNHRSGVKLHRLQTALSLYSTSLCGLVLLVDNRINSYSGIKRDFATVSQECTDFHFPRLEEQLEVVQQVVLYARAQRSSKQKEQPDMPRNGGNDDKSKNIERNPSNILPGEFYISRHSNLSEVHIVFHLCVDDNVRSGNITARDPAIMGLRNILKVCCTHDSTTITIPLLLVHDMSEEMTIPWCLKRAELVFKCVKGFMMEMASWDGGISRTVQFLVPQSISEEMFYQLSNMLPQIFRVSSTLTLTSK; from the exons ATGCATAATTTACGACTGCTGAGAGCTGATGTGCTGGATTTTTGCAAACACAAGCGCAACCATCGCAGTGGGGTGAAGCTGCACCGACTCCAGACTGCCCTCTCCCTCTACTCCACATCGCTGTGTGGTCTGGTTTTACTGGTGGATAACCGCATCAACTCATACAGCGGCATTAAGAGAG ATTTTGCCACAGTGTCCCAGGAATGCACTGACTTCCACTTCCCTCGACTGGAGGAGCAGCTGGAGGTGGTCCAGCAGGTGGTGCTGtatgccagagcccagaggagcAGCAAGCAGAAAGAGCAGCCTG atatgccCAGAAATGGTGGTAATGACGACAAGTCCAAGAACATAGAAAGAAACCCCTCCAACATTCTCCCAG GTGAATTCTATATCTCTCGGCATTCCAATCTCTCAGAGGTGCATATTGTTTTTCATCTGTGTGTGGACGACAATGTGAGGTCCGGGAACATCACAGCACGTGACCCTGCAATAATGGGGCTTAGGAATATCCTCAAAGTCTGTTGCACCCACGATAGCACCACAATCACCATCCCACTGCTGCTGGTGCATGACATGTCTGAG GAGATGACAATACCTTGGTGTCTCAAAAGAGCAGAATTGGTATTTAAATGTGTCAAAG gcTTTATGATGGAAATGGCATCTTGGGATGGAGGAATCTCCCGCACAGTGCAGTTCCTTGTACCACAG AGTATCTCAGAGGAAATGTTCTACCAGCTGAGCAACATGCTTCCACAGATCTTCAGAGTGTCCTCGACCTTGACCCTTACCTCCAAGTGA
- the LOC117415189 gene encoding protein C12orf4 homolog isoform X1 encodes MKRNKGKVVTTEREFRFEFKAGKQSCVLSVPVEFPVQDNASDLHGRLMLLHSLPCFVEKNLKDALSKFIEVGTNKDYDREAELALERLQTGEVDTDLLTNAWAKAYSDTTLEHARPEEPSWDEDFADVYHDLIHSPASETLLNLEHNYFVSISELIGERDMELKKLQERQSSEMDKVMKELGNTLSDQDVNAVASQHFDTQQVLENKWASELKQLTTIQKQEYQEWVIKLHQDLQNPNDSSINEEIKVQPSQLRGSQEANERLYDEQIQLEESFTIHLGAQLKTMHNLRLLRADVLDFCKHKRNHRSGVKLHRLQTALSLYSTSLCGLVLLVDNRINSYSGIKRDFATVSQECTDFHFPRLEEQLEVVQQVVLYARAQRSSKQKEQPDMPRNGGNDDKSKNIERNPSNILPGEFYISRHSNLSEVHIVFHLCVDDNVRSGNITARDPAIMGLRNILKVCCTHDSTTITIPLLLVHDMSEEMTIPWCLKRAELVFKCVKGFMMEMASWDGGISRTVQFLVPQSISEEMFYQLSNMLPQIFRVSSTLTLTSK; translated from the exons atgaaaagaaataaaGGGAAAGTTGTTACGACTGAAAGAGAGTTTCGCTTTGAGTTCAAGGCGGGGAAACAGTCCTGTGTTCTCAGTGTGCCCGTGGAATTCCCTGTGCAAGACAATGCCAGTGATCTGCATGGACGGCTTATGCTGCTCCACAGTTTACCTTGCTTTGTCGAAAAAA atttaaaggATGCCCTTAGCAAGTTTATAGAAGTGGGGACCAATAAGGATTATGATAGAGAAGCTGAATTAGCCCTGGAAAGGCTCCAAACTGGAGAAGTGGACACTGACCTCTTGACCAATGCTTGGGCAAAGGCATATTCTGAC ACGACACTAGAGCACGCTAGACCTGAGGAACCCAGCTGGGATGAAGACTTTGCTGATGTTTACCATGACCTGATCCATTCTCCAGCCTCAGAGACTTTGCTGAACCTGGAGCACAACTACTTTGTCAGCATCTCTGAGCTCATCGGAGAGAGGGATATGGAGCTGAAGAAATTACAAGAAAG ACAATCTTCAGAAATGGATAAAGTGATGAAGGAGCTGGGAAATACTCTAAGTGATCAGGATGTAAATGCGGTCGCCTCTCAGCATTTTGACACTCAACAG GTACTGGAGAATAAATGGGCCAGTGAATTGAAACAGCTGACTACCATTCAGAAACAAGAATACCAGGAATGGGTGATCAAGCTTCACCAGGATTTACAGAACCCTAACGACAGCTCCATCAA CGAGGAGATTAAGGTGCAGCCGAGTCAGCTGAGAGGATCCCAGGAAGCCAACGAGAGGCTGTATGATGAGCAGATACAGCTGGAAGAAAGCTTTACAATCCACCTAG GTGCACAGTTAAAGACAATGCATAATTTACGACTGCTGAGAGCTGATGTGCTGGATTTTTGCAAACACAAGCGCAACCATCGCAGTGGGGTGAAGCTGCACCGACTCCAGACTGCCCTCTCCCTCTACTCCACATCGCTGTGTGGTCTGGTTTTACTGGTGGATAACCGCATCAACTCATACAGCGGCATTAAGAGAG ATTTTGCCACAGTGTCCCAGGAATGCACTGACTTCCACTTCCCTCGACTGGAGGAGCAGCTGGAGGTGGTCCAGCAGGTGGTGCTGtatgccagagcccagaggagcAGCAAGCAGAAAGAGCAGCCTG atatgccCAGAAATGGTGGTAATGACGACAAGTCCAAGAACATAGAAAGAAACCCCTCCAACATTCTCCCAG GTGAATTCTATATCTCTCGGCATTCCAATCTCTCAGAGGTGCATATTGTTTTTCATCTGTGTGTGGACGACAATGTGAGGTCCGGGAACATCACAGCACGTGACCCTGCAATAATGGGGCTTAGGAATATCCTCAAAGTCTGTTGCACCCACGATAGCACCACAATCACCATCCCACTGCTGCTGGTGCATGACATGTCTGAG GAGATGACAATACCTTGGTGTCTCAAAAGAGCAGAATTGGTATTTAAATGTGTCAAAG gcTTTATGATGGAAATGGCATCTTGGGATGGAGGAATCTCCCGCACAGTGCAGTTCCTTGTACCACAG AGTATCTCAGAGGAAATGTTCTACCAGCTGAGCAACATGCTTCCACAGATCTTCAGAGTGTCCTCGACCTTGACCCTTACCTCCAAGTGA
- the LOC117415376 gene encoding RAD51-associated protein 1-like isoform X2, with protein MAKPTRNKKPVDYSYVGDFEDEDEEFAYVKAPPSKKPRVAPKEPERQKKLKTTNKPPGQECGGSLGKPCEERLLVDDSLYQRDLEAALTLSMLQTTEENFAVSLPKERGLDKITDDNDTSGRNRQRQAASKAAIQQRKMLLDNEGDGDGDQDEDYEPGAPDVGSESDPDFSDEEEDVEEFIVKKGAKVKENKKEAKIKAQSSKKEKKPLKSRLSATDVGSESDPDFRDEEEDVEEFTVKKGAKVKENKKEAKSKAQSSKKEKKPLKSRLSATGTPAAASPAPATSLPILMKPSNATLAASKPLQVQSPSGARKPKWTPPAQIGRSPNTSENLAVKSPSQGLRLGLSRFARVKPLHPGAASD; from the exons ATGGCAAAGCCTACGAG GAACAAGAAACCTGTAGACTATTCATATGTTGGTGATTTTGAAGATGAAG ATGAAGAGTTTGCCTATGTAAAAGCACCTCCTAGCAAAAAGCCAAGAGTGGCTCCCAAAGAACCAGAGCGACAGAAGAAGCTGAAGACCACGAACAAGCCCCCTGGTCAGGAGTGTGGTGGATCTCTGGGGAAACCTTGTGAGGAAAG GTTACTTGTGGATGACAGTCTTTATCAAAGGGATTTGGAGGCTGCTTTAACTTTGTCAATGCTGCAAACAACTGAAGAAAACTTTGCAGTCAGTCTACCAAAAGAGAGAG GCCTGGATAAGATCACAGATGATAATGACACCTCCGGTCGTAACAGACAAAGGCAAGCAGCCTCAAAGGCAGCAATACAACAGAGAAAGATGCTGCTGGATAATGAAGGTGATGGTGACGGAGATCAGGATGAGGATTATGAGCCAGGTGCTCCAG ATGTTGGTTCAGAGAGCGACCCTGATTTCAGTGATGAAGAAGAGGATGTTGAAGAGTTCATAGTTAAAAAGGGGGCAAAAGTGAAAGAAAACAAGAAGGAGgccaaaataaaagcacaaagttcaaagaaagaaaagaaacctCTTAAATCCAGGCTCAGTGCGACAG ATGTTGGTTCAGAGAGTGACCCTGATTTCCGTGATGAagaggaggatgttgaagagttCACAGTTAAAAAGGGGGCAAAAGTGAAAGAAAACAAGAAGGAGGCCAAATCAAAAGCACAaagttcaaagaaagaaaagaaacctCTTAAATCCAGGCTGAGTGCGACAG GTACACCTGCAGCTGCAAGCCCAGCTCCCGCCACATCTCTTCCCATATTGATGAAGCCCTCGAACGCGACCCTCGCAGCCTCCAAACCTCTCCAGGTTCAGAGCCCATCTGGTGCCAGGAAGCCCAAGTGGACCCCGCCAG cgcAAATTGGAAGAAGCCCAAACACCTCTGAAAATCTGGCAGTAAAATCTCCAAGCCAAGGCCTCCGACTTGGACTGTCCCGGTTTGCCAGAGTGAAGCCGTTGCACCCGGGTGCAGCCAGTGACTGA
- the LOC117415376 gene encoding RAD51-associated protein 1-like isoform X1, with amino-acid sequence MAKPTRNKKPVDYSYVGDFEDEDEEFAYVKAPPSKKPRVAPKEPERQKKLKTTNKPPGQECGGSLGKPCEERLLVDDSLYQRDLEAALTLSMLQTTEENFAVSLPKERDNVVHADSEVAKMDGAPLLSNCSVNINLLGLDKITDDNDTSGRNRQRQAASKAAIQQRKMLLDNEGDGDGDQDEDYEPGAPDVGSESDPDFSDEEEDVEEFIVKKGAKVKENKKEAKIKAQSSKKEKKPLKSRLSATDVGSESDPDFRDEEEDVEEFTVKKGAKVKENKKEAKSKAQSSKKEKKPLKSRLSATGTPAAASPAPATSLPILMKPSNATLAASKPLQVQSPSGARKPKWTPPAQIGRSPNTSENLAVKSPSQGLRLGLSRFARVKPLHPGAASD; translated from the exons ATGGCAAAGCCTACGAG GAACAAGAAACCTGTAGACTATTCATATGTTGGTGATTTTGAAGATGAAG ATGAAGAGTTTGCCTATGTAAAAGCACCTCCTAGCAAAAAGCCAAGAGTGGCTCCCAAAGAACCAGAGCGACAGAAGAAGCTGAAGACCACGAACAAGCCCCCTGGTCAGGAGTGTGGTGGATCTCTGGGGAAACCTTGTGAGGAAAG GTTACTTGTGGATGACAGTCTTTATCAAAGGGATTTGGAGGCTGCTTTAACTTTGTCAATGCTGCAAACAACTGAAGAAAACTTTGCAGTCAGTCTACCAAAAGAGAGAG ATAATGTCGTTCATGCAGACTCTGAAGTTGCAAAGATGGATGGGGCCCCATTACTTTCAAACTGCAGTGTGAATATTAACCTTTtag GCCTGGATAAGATCACAGATGATAATGACACCTCCGGTCGTAACAGACAAAGGCAAGCAGCCTCAAAGGCAGCAATACAACAGAGAAAGATGCTGCTGGATAATGAAGGTGATGGTGACGGAGATCAGGATGAGGATTATGAGCCAGGTGCTCCAG ATGTTGGTTCAGAGAGCGACCCTGATTTCAGTGATGAAGAAGAGGATGTTGAAGAGTTCATAGTTAAAAAGGGGGCAAAAGTGAAAGAAAACAAGAAGGAGgccaaaataaaagcacaaagttcaaagaaagaaaagaaacctCTTAAATCCAGGCTCAGTGCGACAG ATGTTGGTTCAGAGAGTGACCCTGATTTCCGTGATGAagaggaggatgttgaagagttCACAGTTAAAAAGGGGGCAAAAGTGAAAGAAAACAAGAAGGAGGCCAAATCAAAAGCACAaagttcaaagaaagaaaagaaacctCTTAAATCCAGGCTGAGTGCGACAG GTACACCTGCAGCTGCAAGCCCAGCTCCCGCCACATCTCTTCCCATATTGATGAAGCCCTCGAACGCGACCCTCGCAGCCTCCAAACCTCTCCAGGTTCAGAGCCCATCTGGTGCCAGGAAGCCCAAGTGGACCCCGCCAG cgcAAATTGGAAGAAGCCCAAACACCTCTGAAAATCTGGCAGTAAAATCTCCAAGCCAAGGCCTCCGACTTGGACTGTCCCGGTTTGCCAGAGTGAAGCCGTTGCACCCGGGTGCAGCCAGTGACTGA